The following are encoded together in the Triticum dicoccoides isolate Atlit2015 ecotype Zavitan chromosome 6B, WEW_v2.0, whole genome shotgun sequence genome:
- the LOC119320486 gene encoding uncharacterized protein LOC119320486 has protein sequence MSPDEIDKAMAYEARKFASHARVWESAWGETCGFFTDTTALSSMQFTHYISGHISNNHAAGSSPETLQVFSIKLMEIAAGLAWPLAVYGVIAVRDIADHNRNLLFCCDRSHAKELNQDDSFLRLIGPSRAIVLTDIVDIEIQLKVKGPTKSQDKALINHVCNYGGEGLGVSTLCIDNCLCTLELCLQRVKRTVQATILSAQVVKCGSWPFAHGGRVAHAINPSSSQIVLLESKGEAMLKGRDGNIYLPRQVISVETEGLLDVAIEAYSKSGDVTARGHVCFVPRFCNISQDKCAIADVEVVITVAWSLVATSKREIVAERPSF, from the exons ATGAGTCCGGATGAAATCGACAAGGCGATGGCTTACGAGGCGAGGAAATTCGCGTCGCACGCTCGCGTTTGGGAATCTGCGTGGGGCGAAACATGCGGCTTCTTCACGGACACCA CGGCGCTGAGTTCCATGCAGTTTACACACTATATATCTGGACACATCTCAAACAATCATGCAGCTGGGTCCAGTCCGGAAACCTTGCAGGTCTTCTCCATCAAACTCATGGAAATAGCTGCTGGTCTCGCCTGGCCATTGGCTGTTTACGGTGTGATTGCTGTTCGAGACATCGCGGATCATAACCGTAACCTTCTCTTCTGTTGTGATAGGAGCCATGCCAAAGAACTCAATCAAGAT GATTCTTTTTTGCGCTTAATTGGGCCATCACGTGCAATTGTGTTAACAGACATAGTTGACATTGAAATCCAACTGAAAGTGAAAGGTCCAACAAAGTCTCAAGATAAAGCGTTGATCAACCATGTCTGCAATTATGGTGGAGAAGGTCTTGGTGTATCTACCCTTTGCATTGATAATTGCTTATGTACACTGGAGTTATGCTTGCAGCGAGTCAAACGAACGGTCCAGGCTACCATCTTGAGTGCCCAAGTTGTCAAGTGTGGTTCATGGCCTTTTGCACATGGTGGCCGAGTTGCTCATGCTATCAATCCCTCATCTAGCCAAATTGTACTGCTTGAATCAAAAGGTGAAGCAATGCTGAAAGGTAGGGATGGTAACATATATCTGCCGAGGCAAGTTATTTCTGTAGAAACTGAAGGACTGCTGGACGTTGCCATAGAAGCCTACTCAAAATCTGGTGATGTCACTGCACGAGGTCATGTCTGTTTCGTGCCCCGATTTTGCAACATAAGCCAGGATAAATGTGCCATTGCTGATGTTGAGGTGGTGATTACTGTTGCTTGGTCCCTTGTCGCTACAAGCAAAAGGGAAATTGTGGCAGAACGACCGTCTTTTTAA
- the LOC119323878 gene encoding serine carboxypeptidase 24-like, protein MAALRGVAAGGGVVGAVASVLVLWLAAGGTAGLVAADPGAEQRARDRVEALPGQPAVVFAQYSGYVTVSERHGRALFYWLTEAAGGDAASKPLVLWLNGGPGCSSVAYGASEEIGPFRIKPNGTGLYLNKYSWNREANLLFLESPAGVGFSYSNTSSDLKTSGDQRTARDSLQFLISWMSRFPQYRHRDFYIAGESYAGHYVPQLARKIVEYNKASPNPLINLKGILVGNAVTDNYYDNIGTVTYWWTHAMISDGTYRAILKLCNFSSANVSNACNRAMSYAMNHEFGDIDQYSIYTPSCHATSDSSAASGNSTAPRRHRRAVLRFKDTLIRRRSNSYDPCTETYAEKYYNRLDVQRAMHANTTRIPYRWTACSDVLIKTWNDSELSMLPTYRMLIKAGIRIWVFSGDTDSVVPVTATRFSLSHLGLKTKIRWYPWYSAGQVGGWSEVYEGLTFASVRGAGHEVPLFQPRRAFRMFVSFLAGKPLPKS, encoded by the exons ATGGCGGCCCTGCGTGgagtggcggccggcggcggcgtcgtgggcgCCGTGGCGAGCGTCCTGGTGCTGTGGCTGGCGGCCGGAGGCACTGCCGGCCTGGTCGCCGCCGACCCTGGCGCGGAGCAGCGCGCGCGGGACCGGGTCGAGGCGCTGCCGGGGCAGCCGGCGGTGGTCTTCGCGCAGTACTCCGGGTACGTGACGGTGAGCGAGCGGCACGGGCGCGCGCTCTTCTACTGGCTCACCGAGGCCGCCGGCGGCGACGCGGCCAGCAAGCCCCTCGTCCTCTGGCTCAACGGCG GGCCTGGGTGCTCCTCCGTGGCTTACGGCGCGTCCGAGGAGATCGGCCCGTTCCGGATCAAGCCCAACGGGACGGGGCTCTACCTCAACAAGTACTCGTGGAACAGAG AGGCGAACCTTCTCTTCCTTGAGTCGCCGGCCGGCGTcggcttctcctactccaacacctCCTCCGATCTCAAGACCTCCGGCGATCAGAGGACCG CGCGAGACTCGCTGCAGTTCTTGATCAGCTGGATGTCGCGGTTCCCGCAGTACCGGCACCGGGATTTCTACATCGCCGGAGAAAGCTACGCCG GCCACTACGTGCCCCAGTTGGCGAGGAAGATCGTCGAGTACAACAAGGCTTCGCCCAACCCCCTCATCAACCTAAAGGGAATCCTT GTGGGGAACGCGGTGACCGACAACTACTACGACAACATCGGCACGGTGACCTACTGGTGGACGCACGCCATGATCTCCGACGGCACCTACCGGGCCATCCTCAAGCTCTGCAACTTCAGCAGCGCCAACGTCTCGAATGCCTGCAACCGCGCCATGAGCTACGCCATGAACCACGAGTTCGGGGACATCGACCAGTACAGCATCTACACGCCGTCCTGCCACGCCACCTCCGACTCGTCGGCGGCATCCGGCAACTCCACTGCACCCCGCAGGCACCGCCGTGCGGTGCTCAGGTTCAAGGACACCCTCATCCGCCGGAGGTCCAACAGCTACGACCCCTGCACGGAGACCTACGCCGAGAAGTACTACAACCGGCTCGACGTGCAGAGGGCCATGCACGCCAACACCACCAGGATCCCCTACAGATGGACCGCCTGCAG tgatGTGCTCATCAAGACATGGAACGACTCCGAGTTGTCGATGCTGCCGACGTACAGGATGCTGATCAAGGCTGGGATCAGGATATGGGTGTTCAG CGGCGACACGGATTCGGTTGTCCCGGTGACAGCGACGAGGTTTTCGCTCAGCCACCTTGGTCTGAAGACTAAGATCCGCTGGTACCCATGGTACTCAGCCGGTCAG GTAGGAGGGTGGTCTGAGGTGTATGAAGGGCTGACATTTGCGTCGGTGAGAGGCGCAGGGCATGAGGTGCCACTGTTCCAGCCAAGGAGGGCCTTCAGGATGTTCGTGTCATTCCTGGCGGGGAAGCCATTGCCCAAATCCTGA